Genomic DNA from Solanum pennellii chromosome 3, SPENNV200:
tgcatttgtatttgtatatacaattttctctcgctttgtacaaacacaaacgcaatgtatacatttgtgtttgcaTAAAgtgagtggcgagcgagatctagGAGGGGGAGAGAtgggaacgaaaatatatgtatacatacaattttctcactttatacaaacacaaatgcattttatacatttgtgtttgtataaaagagAGTGAGACTGCCAGCAAGAACAAGAGTGGCAAGCAAGATTCCACCAGGGGAGAGGCGAAATAACAACAGTTTGCTACGGGATACAATTAAATCGAACTATgtttatagcatttaatttgaattaataatttgctattTGCATACAATTTTCCTTAAAGAAAACACACGCGCTAGAATTACTTTACAGAGGAAAAGTATGGAACATAACATCTGATTAATTAGGAGagtcaataattaattaagaatataaatgaaattctaTTTTACCCCTTCAATGATGGGTCAACTAATCTAAAGCTATCAATCCACAGAAGATGAAAATGTCGATTGTTAAATGTTGGAGAGGTAGTTgagttttaaaaagaaaaaaatgatttttgtcCCTTAGAATAATTGTCACACTCTTTATCCTTGATATGTTTTGttgaaagagagagaaagagaaaagttTGAATAATAGTTATAAAGATTATTAATTACTCCCGCCAAGTTAGCTTAGTGTTTATAAGTGTGAAGAAAGGGGCAGAGAGGTGGCAAAAAGAGTGCTTTTTTTTCATTCTCCTAACTTTCATCTCATCTTCCCTTAAATATTCTTCAACCAAACCTTCTTTTTCCTCAATCTTTCCCTCCTCTTACATCAAACCAAACTCACTTGTTAGTTAACTTgtttttcactttctttttctttttcttttaaaaaataataattaaaaaacaagaaacaagaaacaAGTGATTAGCTAAGCTAGTAGAGGTTGCAACCAACCTCATAGCTATAatctttcctttcattttcctcaaactttttttttcctctttgcATCAATATGGAGGCTGTGAGTAGTCTAAGTTCTTCATCTGTTATATCCAAAACTGTTTTGAAATTGTCAACGAATTGGAGATGGTGTCCTCCTAACAAGGTATATTGCCAAACTAGTGGTACAAAAAATGGTAATGTTTCTTCTGTTGTAACAGAGAGATCATCGGTTAGCTCGGAAAAAAGTTTAGGAAGTTTGGTTTTGACTTCAAATACTGAAATTAAGGTGAAGGATTTGGTGCCTTATGGTCAGCCAAGGCATGATGATGGTATAGGCATTAACATGTTTCTGAGAGGAAAGGCATTTCTCATTACTGGTGCAACTGGTTTTCTGGGAAAAGGTATATTATATGTTTACTTTACAGCACTATATCTCCTACGTTTTTCTCTCCTTACTCTCGACTCTTTATAACTTCATATTTTCCCTCCAGTTCTAATTGAGAAGATCTTAAGGACAGCACCTGATGTGAACAAAATATTCATCTTGATCAAGGCAAAGAACAAAGAAGTTGCTATGCAGAGATTGAAGAATGAAGTATTTATGCATTAATCTTATGTACTCATACACTACTTCTCTTTCTGGCTACTTTTCCACCATTAACAAgtttgttttttcaaaatttccatCAGATCCTCAATGCTGATATATTCAATTGTCTCAAACAAGTTCATGGGAAATCTTATCAGACTTTCATGTTGAGCAAGTTGGTACCTGTGTTAGGTAATGTTTGTGAAGCTAATCTTGGAATTGATCAAGACACAGCCAACATGATGGCGAAAGAGGTTGACATAATTGTAAATTCTGCTGCCAATACCACTTTTGATGAAAGGTTATTGCAGATTAACATCTGGAGTTGTGTGCatatatgttcatgttttcttTCTCATGCCTGAAGAAAagtatatatttgataaaatttgcAGGTACGATATTGCACTTGATATAAATACTGGAGGACCAACCCGCCTTATGAACTTTGCAAAACAATGTCACAACCTTAAACTCTTTCTTCAAGTATCCACAGGTAAGTGACTCACTCTCAGACAAGAAATTACTTGCGTCACCAATTTATCAAGAGATGTTTAACTTGAATGATATGTCTATTGACTGAAGAGATTATTTCATGTTAAAAACAGCATATGTTAATGGACAGCGACAAGGTAGAATTATGGAGAAGCCATTCTGCATTGGAGATAGTATAGCAAAGGAGAATCTTCTCTCTGAAGATAATCCAAACTCCTTCACCTCATTGAATGTTGAAGATGAGATAAAGTTAGTTTTGGAGTCTAAACAAGGTTTAGAAGATAATTCAGTTGCTCAGAAAATGAAAGAGATTGGTCTACAgaggtatgtatatatattatagcaCTAAATATTTGCTTGCTTCATTATATATTTGCTTAACATAGAGTACATTTGAATTGATCAGAGCTAACAAATTTGGGTGGCAAGACACTTATGTATTCACGAAGGCAATGGGAGAGATGATGATAGACAGTATGAGAGGTGATATTCCTGTAGTAattattcgaccaagtgtcaTTGAGAGCACCTACAAGGAACCATTTCCTGGATGGATGGAAGGGAGCAGGTGAATATTCTACTTAAAACTCAAATCACAAAAAAGACTTGCATATTCACCTTAAAAACTAATGTTACTTTCATATGCAGGATGATGGATCCAATCATCTTGTACTATGGTAAAGGACAGCTCACAGGGTTTCTTGTAGACCCTAATGGAGTTCTTGATGTGGCAagttcttaaaataaatatccAGTATGAACATTAACATATATAAAGGGTATAGTAGTGTGTATTTATTTGTGTCTCTCATGTACGTAGGTTCCAGCTGACATGGTTGTGAACGCAACCTTGGCAGCCATGGCAAAACATGGTACAGAAGGAAAACCAGGAAGTAGTAATGTTTACCAGGTTGCTTCATCTGCTGTAAATCCATTAGTCTTCAAGGACCTGGCCAGAATGCTATTTGATCACTTCAACCGTTCACCCTACATCGACTCCAAAGGAAGACAAATTCATGTTCCAAAAATGTCGCTGCTCAGATCCATGGAGGACTTATCATCCCATCTATGGCGAGACGCCATTAACAGAAGTGGCCTAACAGATCTGACCGATCCAAATGGAAAGTTGTCCAGGAAACTTGAGAACATCTGCAGGAAGTCAGTGGAGCAAGCAAAGTACCTGGCTAATATTTATGAACCCTACACTTTTTATGGAGGAAGGTAAGAATTTGGTCTTTATTATCCTCTCCATTAAGTTTTGCACCATTTTTATGAGGTTAAAAGAGTTccaaaaattttccagatttgacAACAGCAATACTCAGAGgttgatggaatccatgtctaaagaagaaagatggcaATTTGGATTTGATGTAGAAAGCATAGATTGGAAAGATTACATCTCTAATGTCCACATTCCAGGGCTAAGGAAGCATGTAATGAAAGGAAGAGGATCATGCACTTAATCTTACTCTGCTCCTTTATGTTTCTGCATCTTCTTACTGTAATACAAGTATACAACTGTTGGTTTTActtttaactttcttttcttcacaAAAGACTTGTGATTTCCGGACAAGATCATCTTTAACAAGAACTTCCTGATAATCACTGATGTAATATCATTTTCAATATactatattaataatatcatatcaaaGTGATCAGTCTACCACAAAAATGTATAGGATTCATcattttctatttatatgtGCAGTGCAAGCCTACGATTATATACTTGTCTAGTTCTGTgtaaaaatggaaaaacaaCATATTATTTCCCCCGTTAATCTATATGGCTCTCGAAGTAGCTAGAATTGCTTTCAGAACCCGCAGAATATCTTATTTACATCAGTAAGAATAATATATTACACAAGTTCAAAATTGCCATACAAGAGTTCAAAATGGTCAGATAAGAACGTATTCCTAAATATCAACACAAACAATATATATTCTATTATACATGAAATATCAAGCATCATAGGCTCAGGTGAAAGA
This window encodes:
- the LOC107012297 gene encoding fatty acyl-CoA reductase 2, with the protein product MEAVSSLSSSSVISKTVLKLSTNWRWCPPNKVYCQTSGTKNGNVSSVVTERSSVSSEKSLGSLVLTSNTEIKVKDLVPYGQPRHDDGIGINMFLRGKAFLITGATGFLGKVLIEKILRTAPDVNKIFILIKAKNKEVAMQRLKNEILNADIFNCLKQVHGKSYQTFMLSKLVPVLGNVCEANLGIDQDTANMMAKEVDIIVNSAANTTFDERYDIALDINTGGPTRLMNFAKQCHNLKLFLQVSTAYVNGQRQGRIMEKPFCIGDSIAKENLLSEDNPNSFTSLNVEDEIKLVLESKQGLEDNSVAQKMKEIGLQRANKFGWQDTYVFTKAMGEMMIDSMRGDIPVVIIRPSVIESTYKEPFPGWMEGSRMMDPIILYYGKGQLTGFLVDPNGVLDVVPADMVVNATLAAMAKHGTEGKPGSSNVYQVASSAVNPLVFKDLARMLFDHFNRSPYIDSKGRQIHVPKMSLLRSMEDLSSHLWRDAINRSGLTDLTDPNGKLSRKLENICRKSVEQAKYLANIYEPYTFYGGRFDNSNTQRLMESMSKEERWQFGFDVESIDWKDYISNVHIPGLRKHVMKGRGSCT